GCGAATATTGTTGAGGGTAATTCGCTTCGGCTGGATTGGGCGGATGTTGTACCAAAGGGAGAATTGAACTATATTATGGGCAATCCTCCTTTTTTAGGATATACTCAACAAAGTAAAGAGCAAAAGGAAGATTTAGACCTCATCTTCAAAGGGAGAAAAGGTTCTGGTGTTCTTGATTATGTTACTGCGTGGTATCAAAAGGCAGCAGAGTATATTCAGGGAACTAAGATTGAAGTGGCTTACGTCTCAACAAATTCTATTACGCAGGGTGAGCAGGTTGCAGTTCTCTGGAAACATTTAATGAATGAGTTAGGTGTTGTAATTAATTTTGGATACCGCACCTTCAAATGGGATAATGAAGCAAAAGGTAAGGCAGCGGTTCATTGTGTAATTATTGGATTTGATGCGAAAGGTGGTCGCAGTCTTAAATTTATTTTTGCAGAGGATGGGAAAAAGACATTTGCTCAAAATATCAATGGGTATTTAGTTAATGCCCCTACAATCTTCATAGAAAAAAGAACATCATCAATCTCAAATCAACCAAAGATGATACGCGGTAGTCAGCCCACAGATGATGGGAATTTCCTGTTCGATGAAGATGAGGTAGAAGTATTTTTGGAGAAAGAACCACAAGCAAAGCCCTATATTAAACGCTTTATGATGGGTAATGAGTTCATCAATAATATTCCGAGATATTGTCTATGGCTTGTAAATTGTCCACCTAATGAATTACGAAAAATGCCTTTTACTTTAGAACGTGTAAATCGAATTAAGACCTTCCGTGAAAACAGCAAAAAAGAAGCAACACGGAAAAAGGCTTCAACTCCGACATTGTTTGATGAGATTAAACAGCCAAATTCAAATTTTGTTGCCATTCCTGTTGTATCATCAGAAAGAAGGGACTATATCCCGAGTATATCACTCTTTCTTTTTCCGATTACGCGGTTTTTATCTTCGCAACATCGGCGAGGCCAAGGTCGGCGATGGATATCTCCTGCATATCGCCTTTCTTGATCTTCCCGGTAACGGTCATGGGGAAAGAGTCCACGAACTTGTAATAACGCGGGATCTTGTGGCGGGCAATCTTTCCGTCGGCAAATGCCCGGATCTCCTCTTCCGTGATTGTTGACCCAGGTTCCGGTTTCACCCAGGCACAGAGTTCCTCGCCGTATTTCGCATCCGGGACTCCGATGACGTAGATGTCGGAGATCTTCGGGTGGAGATGGAAGAACTCCTCGATCTCTCTTGGATAGAGATTCTCGCCACCGCGAATGACCATCTCTTTCAGACGGCCGGCCATCCGGACATAGCCTTCCTCGTCCATCGTTCCAAGATCACCGGAGTGGAGCCAGCCGTCTTTGTCAATGACCTGCTTGGTTGCATTCGGATTGTTATAGTAACATTTCATCTTCATGTAACCACGGGCACATATTTCGCCTTTCTCGCCGAGAGGGACAATACGTCCGGTCTTCGGATCGGTGATCTTGATTTCGGTGTGCGGGAAGGCACGCCCGACGGTCGCCACACGGTTTTCAAGTGTGTCGGAGGTGGTGGACATGGTGATACCCGGCGCCGTTTCGGTCAGACCGTAAACGATAACGATATCTTTCATGTTCATCCTCGAGGCGACTTCCCGCATCTTCTCGATCGGGCACGGAGATCCTGCCATGATACCGGTCCTAAGACTGGAAAGATCATACCGGTTAAAGTTCGGGTGTTCCAGTTCAGCGATGAACATGGTTGGAACGCCGTGCAGAGCCGTACATTTTTCCGCCTCGACAGCCTGAAGAACGGCCTCGGCATCGAAGAACGGACCGGGAATAACCATCGTGGATCCGTGCGTCACGCAGGCCATATTCGAAAGGACCATCCCGAAACAGTGATAGAACGGAACAGGAATACAGAGTTTGTCATTTTCGGTAAAACTCATCCCGTCACCGATAAACAGTCCGTTGTTTAAGACCGAGTGATGGGACAAAACGACGCCTTTGGGAAATCCAGTCGTTCCGGACGTATACTGGATGTTAAGAGCATCATCGAAAGAGACCGACTCTTCGCGGTTTTCCAGTTCGAAGTCGGAGACATACTCGCCCATCTCAAGAAGTTCGCTCCAGCGGTACATCCCGTTATAGATGATCTCGCCCATGAATACGACGTTACGTAAATACGGGAACTTCTCCGACCGGATCTTGCCGGGTTTTGCCTCGAATGCTTCGGGGCATGCCTCGTAGAACATGCCGACGTAATCGGAGGTCTTGAACTTTCCCTGAAGGATCAGAGTGTCCACTTCCGACTGCTTGAGGGCATACTCCAGTTCGAACGTCCTGTAGGCAGGATTGATGTTCACCATCACCGCACCGATCTTGGCGGTCGCAAACTGAACAAGCACCCACTCGGCATAATTCATTGCCCAGATGGCAACACGCGTCCCGTGTTCCACGCCAAGCATCATAAGACCTTTGGCCACCGCATTGGTTTCAGCGAGGAACTCCGTCCAATTATAGCGAAGAACCTTAGACCCGGCAGTGGTTAGAGTTAGTCCGGCCTCGCGGTACGAGTTAGGCTCGTCGGAAACGAGCCCTTCGTGGCAGTAGTTTGCCGCGTCAGACATACACCGTTTGCTGTAGGGATTCGGCTGAAAGGAGACTAGAGCATCATTACGGGGATATTTAGCCGCAATGCTGTTCAAGACATCTCCTACGGTACTTCCCAAAAGGGGTTTCTGGGAAGTCCCACATGCGTAGCTTTCAGACATGTGCTTACTACGTTAGAGTGGAGAATATAATAAACGTAGTGGACCTGAAAAATCAGGTACGTTTTACGGTGATCATGACATCGTCAAGCATGATGACGTCGACCGATTCACCGGAAACAGAATAGATATATGAAGTGGTCCAGGCACCTTCGGGAACAGAGATCTCCTCGCCGTCCACGATGACCGTTTTCGGCGGTGTGATCTTGTCGGCATCGGAAAGAGCATTGACCGCAGCCATGAATGCGCCTGCTTTGTTCCGGAGGGTTTTTCCAACAACGCCTTTGTTGAACGCAACGTCCCCAACCTTCTTTTCGAGGGACGGTTCTTCCGCTTTCCAGACGACCGTCGCGTTTATGGTCCAGCCGAGATCGCCGGAGTCATCGATGTCGTGGGAAGGCGTGTAGATCGTGACGTTCCCAAGAGGGGAGTTGAGAGCAAGACCGGAGTCGTGCTTGTATTTGCGGAGAAGGCTGACGATTTTCACGACGAGATCACCGTCGCGAAGAGCGTCCTCATCAACATACGAGAAGGTTGTCCATGGCTGATCGATGATCCGCTTGCCGCCGGATAAATGGTGATAGCACTCCTGAGCGAAGAACGGGATGTAGGGTGAAAGCATCGTGCAGAGTGCATCAAGGGTCGTCTTCAGCGTGTAAATCGCACCGGCACGCAGCGGATCTTCGCTGTAGAGCCTGCCTTTCACAAACTCGAGATACTCATCGGCCATGATATTCCAGGCAAATTCGCGAATGATCTTCAGACCCTTGTCGAAGAGGTAGGCATCCATAGATTCGGTGACCTCGGCAACCGTTTTGGAAAGGTTCGCAAGCATCCACCGGTCGATAAGCGTGGACGGGGCATCCGTCTCCGGTACCGGGGATTCTTTCTGGATCTGCATTAAGGAGAATCTGACGATGTTCCACATCTTCGTCTGGAATCTGGATGCAGCGACGACATCGTTCCAATTGAAGAGGATATCCTGACCGGTCGAGGAGCCGGCGGCAGCCCACTGTCTGAGAGCATCCACTCCGTAGGGACCCATAACATCCTCGGGACCGATGACATTGTCCCGGGACTTGGACATCTTGAATCCGTCTTCTCCGAGAACCATTCCGTTGACGAGAATATTGTCCCACGGTTTCTCGCCAAGCAGGGCAACGCTCCTGAGAATCGTGTAAAACGCCCAGGTCCGGATGATATCGTGCCCCTGCGGGCGAAGCTGCGCCGGGAAATACGGCGGTCTGCCGCTCCCGTCCCACCCGGTAACGTGGAGATCGGTGATGGATGAATCCATCCAGGTGTCGAGAACATCCTTTTCGCCGGTGAACTCGGTTCCGCCGCATTTCGGACAGGCGTATTTGGGTTTTTCGATGGTCGGATCGACCGGGAGATCTGCCTCGTCGGGGAGGATAAGTTCCCCGCATTTGTCACAGAACCAGACCGGAATCGGGGTCGCAAACAGTCTCTGTCTGGAGATACACCAGTCCCACTCCATCTGATCTGCCCAGTTTTCCAGGCGCTGGAGCATGTGTTCGGGATACCATTTGATTTCTCTGGCTGCCTTGACGATATCGCCACCGTTTACCTTCACGAACCACTGACGTTCAGAGAGAATCTCGATCGGGGTCTTGCATCTCCAGCAGCCGCCGACCCTCTGATCGATCTTTTTCTGGTCCTTTAAGATGCCGAGCTCTTTCATGTCGGCAAGAATCGCCGCACGACATTCCTTGGAGGGCATGCCTTCGTATTTTCCGCAGATCGCGGTCATCGTTCCTTTGGTCGTGAGAGCCTTACGGAGCGGGAGGTGGTGCTTTTTCCACCAGAACACATCGGTCTTGTCACCAAACGTACAGATCATCACGGCACCGGAACCAAATGCCATATCAACGGCATCGTCTGCGATGATGGTTACTTCGTGACCGAAGATCGGAACCTTGAGCGTTTTTCCTACGATAGATTTGTACCGCTCATCGTCCGGGTGAACCGCGACCCCCACGCAGGCCGCGAGGAGTTCGGGGCGGGTCGTTGCGATTTCGATTCCGTCGAAATCGAAGAAGTTCAGAAGGGTCTCCCCATCATAATACGAAACTTCGGCAAAGGCGATCGCCGTTTCGCAGCGGGTACAGAAGTTGACCGGATGCTCATCCTGATAAATGTAGCCGGCTTTGAGCATGCGCAAAAACGACAGCTGGGTCTTTGCGTAGTAATACGGCTCCATCGTGATGTATTCGTTGCTCCAATCAACGGAGAAACCCATAGTTCTCAAGCTCTGCCGCATCCGGGTGATGTTTTCGACGGTGAGGTCCCGGCACATTTTACGGAACTCTTCACGGGAAACATCGTTTTTGGTGATATGATGGGTCTCTTCGACCTTTACCTCGGTCGGAAGTCCATGACAGTCCCAACCTTGAGGGAACATGACATTGAAACCCATCATCCGCTTGTAGCGGGCGATGATATCCATATACACCCAGTTAAGAGCGTGTCCGATGTGGAGTTTTCCGGTCGGATACGGCGGGGGAGTATCCATTACGTATTGTGGTTTTTTCGAGTCTTTCTCGAAGTAAAAGTCGCTGTCGTCCCACTGGTCAAGCCAGCGTTTTTCGACAGAGGCAAAGTCGTAGGTCTTTGGAAGTTCCTCGGTCAACATGTGGAGTACGTTTTGTTTTTCTTCCCATATAATTCTCCCACACCCGAGAGAATCTAATTGTCGAAAGATCTGAGTTTTAGGGAGACCGCCGGACGGTCAAGCCGGTTATGCTGGATGAACTCGGCAAGGCCGGCATGTTTCTGATACTCGGCGACGAGTCTGTTGTAGGAGTCGAGCATTTTTTTCAGCCGCTCAACGTTTTTATTGTGAGTCTGCCGAAGTGATTCGTATTCTATTATTTTATCTTCCTTCAGCAGGACAGGAAGTTCATCGCGGGATTTCGTCAGTTCCTCTTTAAGCCGGAGAAGTTTTTCATGAAGACGGACGATCTCCAAAGTTAGCGTCCCCTCTTCGGATATTTTTTCATTGAGGGAGGAAAGAGTCGCGAGAATTTTTGCGACATCACGGATACTTTCATACTTCTTTGTCCCGTGTCCGATTGAAAACACCTTGGGTCTGGAGGTTGTATCGGCATACTCTCCCGCGGGGTAGCCGATATAGGATATT
The sequence above is a segment of the uncultured Methanocorpusculum sp. genome. Coding sequences within it:
- a CDS encoding DNA methyltransferase, with translation MNRETRRSHGMHYTSIENIHKVIDPLFLNGIKEEFERIKNVSNPKERNNQLDIFQRKISKLKFFDPACGSGNFLTETYLSLRKIENEIIKQKFKGQMVFDVDGVIQISIGQFYGIELNDYAVTVAKTALWIAESQMMKETEKIVATDLNFLPLKSYANIVEGNSLRLDWADVVPKGELNYIMGNPPFLGYTQQSKEQKEDLDLIFKGRKGSGVLDYVTAWYQKAAEYIQGTKIEVAYVSTNSITQGEQVAVLWKHLMNELGVVINFGYRTFKWDNEAKGKAAVHCVIIGFDAKGGRSLKFIFAEDGKKTFAQNINGYLVNAPTIFIEKRTSSISNQPKMIRGSQPTDDGNFLFDEDEVEVFLEKEPQAKPYIKRFMMGNEFINNIPRYCLWLVNCPPNELRKMPFTLERVNRIKTFRENSKKEATRKKASTPTLFDEIKQPNSNFVAIPVVSSERRDYIPSISLFLFPITRFLSSQHRRGQGRRWISPAYRLS
- a CDS encoding valine--tRNA ligase, with the translated sequence MLTEELPKTYDFASVEKRWLDQWDDSDFYFEKDSKKPQYVMDTPPPYPTGKLHIGHALNWVYMDIIARYKRMMGFNVMFPQGWDCHGLPTEVKVEETHHITKNDVSREEFRKMCRDLTVENITRMRQSLRTMGFSVDWSNEYITMEPYYYAKTQLSFLRMLKAGYIYQDEHPVNFCTRCETAIAFAEVSYYDGETLLNFFDFDGIEIATTRPELLAACVGVAVHPDDERYKSIVGKTLKVPIFGHEVTIIADDAVDMAFGSGAVMICTFGDKTDVFWWKKHHLPLRKALTTKGTMTAICGKYEGMPSKECRAAILADMKELGILKDQKKIDQRVGGCWRCKTPIEILSERQWFVKVNGGDIVKAAREIKWYPEHMLQRLENWADQMEWDWCISRQRLFATPIPVWFCDKCGELILPDEADLPVDPTIEKPKYACPKCGGTEFTGEKDVLDTWMDSSITDLHVTGWDGSGRPPYFPAQLRPQGHDIIRTWAFYTILRSVALLGEKPWDNILVNGMVLGEDGFKMSKSRDNVIGPEDVMGPYGVDALRQWAAAGSSTGQDILFNWNDVVAASRFQTKMWNIVRFSLMQIQKESPVPETDAPSTLIDRWMLANLSKTVAEVTESMDAYLFDKGLKIIREFAWNIMADEYLEFVKGRLYSEDPLRAGAIYTLKTTLDALCTMLSPYIPFFAQECYHHLSGGKRIIDQPWTTFSYVDEDALRDGDLVVKIVSLLRKYKHDSGLALNSPLGNVTIYTPSHDIDDSGDLGWTINATVVWKAEEPSLEKKVGDVAFNKGVVGKTLRNKAGAFMAAVNALSDADKITPPKTVIVDGEEISVPEGAWTTSYIYSVSGESVDVIMLDDVMITVKRT
- a CDS encoding AMP-binding protein codes for the protein MSESYACGTSQKPLLGSTVGDVLNSIAAKYPRNDALVSFQPNPYSKRCMSDAANYCHEGLVSDEPNSYREAGLTLTTAGSKVLRYNWTEFLAETNAVAKGLMMLGVEHGTRVAIWAMNYAEWVLVQFATAKIGAVMVNINPAYRTFELEYALKQSEVDTLILQGKFKTSDYVGMFYEACPEAFEAKPGKIRSEKFPYLRNVVFMGEIIYNGMYRWSELLEMGEYVSDFELENREESVSFDDALNIQYTSGTTGFPKGVVLSHHSVLNNGLFIGDGMSFTENDKLCIPVPFYHCFGMVLSNMACVTHGSTMVIPGPFFDAEAVLQAVEAEKCTALHGVPTMFIAELEHPNFNRYDLSSLRTGIMAGSPCPIEKMREVASRMNMKDIVIVYGLTETAPGITMSTTSDTLENRVATVGRAFPHTEIKITDPKTGRIVPLGEKGEICARGYMKMKCYYNNPNATKQVIDKDGWLHSGDLGTMDEEGYVRMAGRLKEMVIRGGENLYPREIEEFFHLHPKISDIYVIGVPDAKYGEELCAWVKPEPGSTITEEEIRAFADGKIARHKIPRYYKFVDSFPMTVTGKIKKGDMQEISIADLGLADVAKIKTA